In Pseudomonas saudiphocaensis, one DNA window encodes the following:
- a CDS encoding RidA family protein: MSLQRFNSNERMSAAVTYANLVFLAGQVPDDRSEDAAGQTRQVLAKIDNLLAAAGSDRSKLLSAQIWLKDIEADFDAMNAVWSEWLPAGCAPARATVEARLASADVLVEIMVIAAQA; encoded by the coding sequence ATGAGCCTGCAACGCTTCAACAGCAACGAACGCATGTCCGCCGCCGTTACCTACGCCAACCTGGTATTTCTGGCCGGACAGGTGCCGGATGACCGCAGCGAGGATGCTGCCGGCCAGACCCGACAGGTGTTGGCAAAGATCGACAACCTGCTGGCCGCCGCCGGCTCCGATCGTTCGAAGCTGCTCAGTGCGCAGATCTGGCTGAAAGACATCGAAGCGGATTTCGACGCGATGAATGCCGTCTGGAGCGAATGGCTGCCGGCCGGTTGCGCACCTGCGCGCGCCACCGTCGAAGCGCGGCTCGCATCGGCAGACGTTCTGGTGGAAATAATGGTTATCGCCGCTCAGGCCTGA
- a CDS encoding (2Fe-2S)-binding protein codes for MTSIQVNGQTLEVDVPDDMPLLWALRDELGMTGTKFGCGTGLCGACTVHLDGAPIRACITPVSAVAGQAISTIEGMQQDDVGQVVQQAWIEQNVAQCGYCQAGQIMTAVSLLKQIPAPSEKQIDDAMSGNICRCGTYPRIRSAIAQAASELAQEAGQ; via the coding sequence ATGACGAGCATTCAGGTCAATGGCCAGACCCTGGAGGTCGATGTCCCGGACGACATGCCTCTGCTGTGGGCCCTGCGTGACGAGCTGGGCATGACCGGCACCAAGTTCGGTTGCGGTACCGGCCTGTGTGGAGCATGTACGGTACATCTTGATGGTGCGCCAATTCGCGCCTGCATCACTCCTGTCTCGGCGGTGGCCGGGCAGGCGATCAGCACCATCGAAGGCATGCAGCAGGATGATGTCGGGCAAGTCGTACAGCAGGCCTGGATCGAGCAGAACGTCGCCCAGTGTGGCTACTGTCAGGCTGGGCAGATCATGACGGCGGTGAGTCTGCTCAAGCAGATACCCGCGCCCAGCGAAAAACAGATCGACGATGCCATGAGCGGCAATATCTGCCGTTGCGGAACCTACCCGCGCATCCGCTCCGCCATTGCTCAGGCGGCCAGTGAACTCGCGCAGGAGGCAGGACAATGA
- a CDS encoding xanthine dehydrogenase family protein molybdopterin-binding subunit, with product MSTGLSRRTLLKGMGLLTLAVSAQGLLSAAWADEEPKYGADSMPGGTVDDPLVFVSIAADGSVTIVAHRAEMGTGVRTSLPMVIADEMEADWARVKVIQAEANEDRYGNQNVDGSRSVRHFLDPMRRVGAAARQMLEAAAAAHWAVPLAEVRASQHEVIHEPSGRRLGYGELAAEAAKQPVPSGDALRLKSRDEFRYIGKNEVRLVDLDAIGKGQATYGMDMRLPGMVYAVVARPPVVGGKVKRFDNSKALAVPGVIKVVEIPPFKGAPAFQALGGVAVVARNTWSAMQGRAALEIEWDDGANGGYDSAAYRQALEKAARVPGKAVRNHGDVVAAWDQAPEAQRFAAEYYVPHLAHATMEPPVATVRIQGGEVEIWTSVQNPVAARDVAAARLGVAPEKIKVNVLLLGGGFGRKSKPDFVDEAAVVASAMPEGTPVKLVWSREDDIRHGYLHTVSLQRLEAVMDDEGQVRSWLHRSAAPTIGSLFVEGAKEQMAIELGMSAINMPYRVDNVRVETAEVPAHARIGWFRSVSNIPHAFAAQCFIAELAERAGKDHKAFALDLIGPARKIHPGDLGDDWNYTESPQRYPYDTGRLRGVIEAATQGAGWGRELPKGHGLGLAFCYSFMSYAATVVEVAVDDKGEVSVVAVDMAIDCGPQVNPERIRAQMEGGAIMGLSLALLGEISFEEGRIKQSNFHDYQVLRHSASPRVIRTHLVNDDHSLPPGGVGEPPVPAVAPALCNAIFAATGKRVRSLPVGKLA from the coding sequence ATGAGTACCGGACTTTCCCGCCGTACGCTGCTCAAGGGGATGGGTCTGCTGACCCTGGCGGTATCTGCCCAGGGCCTGCTCAGCGCGGCCTGGGCCGACGAAGAACCCAAGTATGGTGCCGACAGCATGCCTGGCGGCACGGTGGACGATCCGCTTGTATTCGTCTCCATCGCTGCCGACGGCAGCGTGACCATCGTTGCGCACCGTGCCGAGATGGGCACCGGCGTTCGTACCAGCCTGCCCATGGTGATCGCTGACGAAATGGAGGCGGACTGGGCTCGGGTCAAGGTGATCCAGGCCGAGGCCAACGAAGACCGCTACGGTAACCAGAACGTGGACGGCTCGCGCAGCGTGCGGCACTTCCTCGACCCCATGCGTCGTGTCGGTGCCGCGGCACGGCAGATGCTTGAAGCAGCTGCAGCTGCGCATTGGGCGGTGCCGCTTGCAGAAGTACGGGCCAGCCAACATGAAGTCATTCACGAGCCCAGCGGTCGACGCCTGGGTTATGGCGAGCTGGCCGCCGAAGCTGCCAAACAGCCAGTGCCGAGCGGCGATGCGTTACGCCTGAAGAGCCGTGACGAATTCCGCTACATCGGCAAGAACGAGGTGCGCCTGGTGGACCTGGATGCCATCGGCAAGGGCCAGGCGACCTACGGCATGGACATGCGCCTGCCGGGCATGGTGTACGCCGTGGTGGCAAGGCCCCCGGTCGTGGGTGGCAAGGTAAAGCGCTTCGACAACAGCAAGGCACTGGCGGTGCCCGGCGTGATCAAGGTTGTGGAAATCCCACCCTTCAAAGGCGCACCGGCATTCCAGGCCCTGGGCGGCGTGGCGGTGGTGGCACGCAACACCTGGTCGGCCATGCAGGGGCGTGCCGCACTGGAGATCGAATGGGACGACGGCGCCAACGGCGGCTATGACTCGGCAGCCTACCGGCAGGCGCTGGAGAAGGCGGCGCGGGTGCCTGGCAAGGCGGTGCGCAACCATGGCGATGTAGTTGCTGCCTGGGACCAGGCTCCGGAGGCCCAGCGTTTTGCTGCCGAATACTACGTGCCGCATCTGGCCCACGCGACGATGGAACCGCCAGTAGCCACCGTGCGTATCCAGGGCGGCGAGGTTGAGATCTGGACTTCCGTGCAGAACCCGGTGGCCGCGCGTGACGTGGCGGCCGCCCGCTTGGGTGTCGCTCCGGAAAAGATCAAGGTCAACGTGCTGCTGCTGGGCGGCGGCTTCGGTCGCAAGTCCAAGCCGGACTTCGTCGACGAGGCCGCGGTGGTGGCGAGCGCCATGCCGGAGGGTACCCCGGTCAAGCTGGTCTGGAGCCGGGAGGACGATATCCGTCACGGCTATCTGCACACCGTTTCCTTGCAGCGGCTCGAAGCTGTCATGGATGACGAAGGGCAGGTGCGTTCCTGGCTGCACCGCAGTGCCGCGCCCACCATCGGCTCGCTGTTCGTCGAAGGCGCCAAGGAGCAAATGGCGATTGAGCTGGGCATGTCGGCGATCAACATGCCGTACCGCGTCGACAATGTGCGGGTGGAGACCGCTGAAGTACCGGCCCACGCCCGTATCGGCTGGTTCCGCTCGGTATCCAACATTCCCCACGCCTTCGCTGCGCAATGCTTTATCGCCGAACTGGCCGAGCGCGCCGGCAAGGATCACAAGGCGTTCGCGCTGGATCTGATCGGGCCGGCGCGCAAGATCCACCCCGGTGACCTGGGAGATGACTGGAACTACACCGAGTCGCCGCAGCGCTACCCCTACGATACCGGTCGCCTGCGTGGCGTGATCGAGGCCGCCACTCAGGGCGCCGGCTGGGGCCGGGAACTGCCCAAAGGGCACGGACTGGGCCTGGCGTTCTGTTACAGCTTTATGAGCTACGCGGCTACGGTCGTCGAAGTGGCTGTGGACGACAAGGGCGAAGTGAGTGTAGTGGCGGTGGACATGGCCATCGACTGTGGCCCCCAGGTCAACCCCGAGCGTATCCGCGCGCAGATGGAAGGTGGCGCCATCATGGGCCTGAGCCTGGCACTGCTCGGCGAAATCAGCTTCGAGGAGGGCCGCATCAAGCAGAGCAACTTCCACGACTACCAGGTACTGCGCCATTCGGCCTCGCCCCGGGTGATTCGCACGCATCTGGTGAATGACGACCACAGCCTGCCGCCAGGTGGCGTCGGCGAGCCTCCGGTGCCTGCGGTTGCGCCGGCACTGTGCAACGCGATCTTCGCCGCTACCGGCAAGCGTGTACGCAGCCTGCCCGTGGGCAAGCTGGCCTGA
- a CDS encoding NTP transferase domain-containing protein, which translates to MSAQELPCVIVLAAGHGRRFAESGGATHKLDALLDGVPVLQRVLDSVAGSGLRFHLVRPGVTAETDGMGDSISRGVAATAAAPGWLILPGDLPLIRPETLLRVARELSSSPVVQPFCSGRRGHPVGFAAQCRDALLALRGDRGAATVVGSYREAGQLRILELDDPGIVTDIDTLEDLAQAEALLQSRD; encoded by the coding sequence ATGTCCGCACAGGAACTGCCCTGCGTGATCGTGCTGGCCGCCGGTCATGGCCGGCGCTTTGCCGAGTCCGGCGGTGCGACGCACAAGCTCGATGCACTGCTGGATGGGGTACCGGTGCTGCAGCGCGTGCTGGATAGCGTGGCGGGCTCCGGCCTGCGATTCCATCTGGTGCGCCCGGGTGTAACGGCCGAGACCGATGGTATGGGCGATTCCATTTCCCGCGGGGTGGCGGCGACAGCGGCGGCGCCGGGCTGGTTGATTTTGCCCGGTGACCTGCCGCTGATCCGGCCAGAAACCCTGCTGCGCGTGGCGCGGGAGCTGTCTTCCAGCCCGGTGGTGCAGCCGTTCTGCAGCGGCAGGCGCGGGCATCCGGTCGGCTTTGCTGCGCAGTGCCGGGATGCACTGCTGGCGCTACGAGGTGACCGAGGTGCAGCCACCGTGGTGGGAAGCTATCGGGAGGCCGGGCAGCTTCGCATATTGGAACTCGATGATCCCGGCATCGTCACTGATATCGACACCCTGGAAGATCTAGCTCAGGCCGAAGCCCTGCTGCAATCCAGGGATTAG
- a CDS encoding XdhC family protein, giving the protein MESTDVRVLRTARDWLAAGHRLQLVTVVQTWGSSPRPAGSMMVMREDGSCVGSVSGGCIEDDLIQRYSRLGGATIPQSAPELVRYGVTADEAHRFGLPCGGTLELLLEFQPDFAALDSLVQQLEAGQLVRRTVDCTTGKVTLATLAAPEALHFDGSRLSSTIGPQHRMLLIGAGSLGEYLATMALFNDFAVTLCDPRAEHLDSWSVSGVQITREMPDDAVRSFQPDARSCIVALSHDPRLDDLALLVALHSPAFYVGAIGSRRNSENRRQRFIEHFGETRTSMERLHAPVGIYIGSKTPAEIAVSVMAEIIAVRNGVALPRTMQVAEAKAQLEEI; this is encoded by the coding sequence ATGGAAAGCACAGATGTGCGCGTGCTGCGCACGGCCCGCGACTGGTTGGCTGCCGGCCATCGGCTGCAGCTGGTGACCGTGGTGCAGACCTGGGGATCGTCGCCGCGTCCGGCCGGCTCGATGATGGTCATGCGTGAGGACGGCAGCTGCGTGGGTTCGGTGTCCGGCGGCTGTATCGAGGATGATCTGATCCAGCGCTACAGCCGCCTCGGCGGTGCAACCATCCCTCAGTCAGCGCCCGAGCTGGTGCGTTATGGCGTGACCGCAGACGAGGCCCACCGCTTTGGTTTGCCATGCGGCGGCACTCTGGAATTGCTGTTGGAGTTTCAGCCTGATTTCGCTGCGCTCGACAGCCTGGTGCAGCAGCTGGAGGCCGGGCAGCTGGTGCGGCGCACGGTTGATTGCACCACCGGCAAGGTGACCCTTGCCACGCTCGCCGCGCCCGAGGCGCTGCATTTTGATGGTTCTAGGCTGTCCAGCACGATCGGGCCGCAGCACCGCATGCTGCTTATCGGCGCCGGTTCGCTGGGCGAATATCTGGCCACCATGGCGCTGTTCAACGACTTTGCGGTCACGCTCTGTGATCCGCGAGCGGAACATCTGGATAGCTGGTCTGTAAGTGGCGTGCAGATCACTCGCGAGATGCCGGACGATGCCGTGCGCAGTTTCCAACCTGATGCGCGCAGCTGCATTGTGGCTCTGAGTCACGACCCCAGGCTCGACGACCTCGCGCTGCTGGTCGCGCTGCATAGCCCTGCGTTCTATGTGGGCGCCATCGGGTCGCGGCGCAACAGCGAAAATCGCCGGCAGCGTTTTATCGAACATTTCGGTGAAACCCGCACCTCCATGGAGCGCCTGCACGCGCCGGTCGGTATCTATATAGGGAGCAAGACGCCCGCCGAGATTGCGGTGAGCGTGATGGCCGAGATCATCGCTGTTCGAAACGGAGTGGCTTTGCCGCGCACGATGCAGGTCGCCGAGGCCAAGGCGCAGCTGGAAGAGATCTAA
- a CDS encoding response regulator transcription factor, whose translation MSATSTGSVYLIDDDSFFLQVHAQLLGSIGLEVHCFGSSRAFLEQYLPRPCECILSDLRMPEMGGLQLQEELLARGLDTPIIFITGHADVATAVEAMRRGAFDYVEKPVHGQQLLDRVNAALALSRERHHERNQRQAREARLALLTAQERKIAQLVVQGRSSREIAELTELSVRTVENHRARLMDKLHVTSVVELVRLLL comes from the coding sequence ATGAGCGCCACGTCGACAGGCAGTGTTTATCTTATCGACGACGATTCCTTCTTTCTTCAGGTTCACGCCCAACTGCTTGGCTCCATCGGCCTGGAAGTGCACTGCTTCGGCTCCTCACGAGCGTTTCTTGAGCAGTACCTTCCGCGACCCTGTGAGTGCATCCTTTCCGACTTGCGCATGCCGGAGATGGGGGGCCTGCAACTGCAGGAAGAGCTACTCGCGCGTGGCCTGGATACGCCCATCATCTTCATCACGGGGCACGCGGATGTAGCAACGGCCGTTGAAGCGATGCGCCGAGGCGCGTTCGATTACGTTGAAAAGCCGGTGCATGGCCAGCAACTGCTGGACCGGGTGAACGCGGCACTGGCGCTCAGCCGCGAGCGCCATCACGAGCGTAACCAGCGCCAGGCTCGTGAAGCCCGTTTGGCCTTGCTGACGGCCCAGGAGCGCAAGATCGCGCAGTTGGTGGTGCAGGGTCGTTCCAGTCGCGAAATCGCCGAGCTCACCGAGTTAAGCGTGCGCACCGTGGAAAATCACCGGGCGCGGCTTATGGACAAACTGCATGTCACATCGGTAGTCGAGCTGGTTCGTCTGCTGCTCTGA
- a CDS encoding methyl-accepting chemotaxis protein → MRHPNAGRVLALANVILCGFLAETWWLGAAWGAVVLVLLAVTGGRGEQVEVLQVEAGAQADEQQLLKRLQGLVASVLPLWGRHLGLARTQVGGAISGLSCGFAELSQRLVSDSPQHGQEQSNRAIETIQRAELGLHRITDALRQTQEYRALLLAEIDSIASHTHELSRMADQVGKIADQTNLLALNAAIEAARAGEAGRGFSVVADEVRKLSSESGETGKLIRETVATVTEVIHKAQDLSASFATREQSVVEESQQLVDDIVQDFNETATVLQDSLHQLQQERGVLESDINQLVVHLQFQDRVDQIMGHVTDDMQRLEQALATLSAEGAELPDVQQWLKRLSSTYTTLEQQALHEGRSVESAGASSSITFF, encoded by the coding sequence ATGCGACATCCGAATGCGGGACGGGTCCTGGCGCTGGCCAACGTCATTCTGTGCGGGTTCCTGGCGGAGACCTGGTGGCTGGGCGCGGCCTGGGGCGCGGTGGTGCTGGTGCTGCTGGCCGTGACTGGCGGGCGCGGCGAGCAGGTCGAGGTGCTCCAGGTCGAGGCCGGCGCCCAGGCCGACGAGCAGCAACTGCTAAAGCGGCTGCAAGGGCTCGTCGCGAGCGTGCTGCCGTTGTGGGGCCGACACCTGGGGCTTGCCCGCACTCAGGTGGGCGGCGCCATTTCCGGCCTGTCGTGCGGCTTCGCCGAGCTTAGCCAGCGGCTGGTCAGTGATTCGCCGCAGCACGGCCAGGAGCAGAGTAACCGCGCCATCGAGACCATCCAGCGGGCCGAACTCGGTCTGCACCGGATCACTGACGCCCTGCGCCAGACCCAGGAGTACCGCGCGCTCCTGCTGGCCGAAATCGACAGCATCGCCAGCCATACCCACGAACTCAGCCGCATGGCCGATCAGGTGGGCAAGATCGCCGATCAGACCAACCTGTTGGCACTCAATGCGGCTATCGAGGCGGCCCGGGCTGGAGAAGCGGGCCGTGGTTTTTCGGTGGTTGCCGATGAGGTGCGCAAGCTTTCCAGCGAGTCGGGCGAGACCGGCAAGCTGATTCGCGAAACGGTAGCGACCGTTACCGAGGTAATCCACAAGGCGCAGGACCTCTCAGCTTCCTTTGCCACTCGCGAGCAAAGCGTTGTCGAGGAATCGCAGCAGCTGGTCGACGACATCGTCCAGGACTTCAACGAGACCGCAACGGTATTGCAGGACTCTCTGCACCAGCTCCAGCAGGAGCGTGGCGTGCTGGAGAGTGACATCAACCAGCTGGTCGTCCATCTGCAGTTCCAGGATCGCGTCGACCAGATCATGGGCCATGTCACCGACGACATGCAGCGCCTGGAGCAGGCCCTGGCCACCCTTAGCGCCGAGGGCGCCGAGCTGCCGGACGTCCAGCAGTGGCTCAAGCGCCTGAGCAGCACCTACACCACCCTGGAGCAACAGGCCCTGCACGAGGGCCGCAGCGTCGAGTCCGCCGGCGCTTCTTCTTCCATCACATTCTTTTGA
- a CDS encoding response regulator — protein sequence MSKTILVIDDSASMRQMVSLTLRGAGYTVVEAQDGKDALSKLDGRKYNLIVSDVNMPNMDGISFVTAAKQLPAYKFTPVIMLTTEGSDNMKQQGKAAGVRAWITKPFQPPMLLDAVSKLVI from the coding sequence ATGAGCAAGACGATTCTGGTGATCGACGATTCGGCAAGCATGCGTCAGATGGTCAGTCTGACCCTGCGTGGCGCCGGCTATACCGTTGTGGAGGCGCAGGACGGCAAGGATGCGTTGAGCAAGCTGGACGGCCGCAAATACAACCTGATTGTCTCCGATGTGAACATGCCCAACATGGATGGCATCAGCTTCGTCACGGCCGCCAAGCAGCTTCCGGCGTACAAGTTCACGCCGGTGATCATGCTGACCACCGAAGGCAGTGACAACATGAAGCAGCAGGGCAAGGCCGCAGGGGTGCGTGCGTGGATCACCAAGCCCTTCCAGCCACCGATGCTGCTCGACGCCGTTTCCAAGCTGGTGATCTGA
- a CDS encoding STAS domain-containing protein, producing the protein MAESQLTPETSLKLGGAFTIERAAELHALLLHELQQQTPEAISLEGISEIDCSGLQLLLALRRQLPTVQLIAPSPAVEQMLARVRLTSLLDN; encoded by the coding sequence ATGGCCGAATCGCAACTAACCCCCGAAACCTCGCTGAAGCTGGGCGGCGCTTTCACCATCGAGCGCGCCGCTGAGCTTCACGCGCTGTTGCTGCATGAACTGCAGCAGCAGACGCCCGAGGCCATCAGCCTGGAGGGCATCAGTGAAATCGATTGCTCCGGCCTGCAGCTGCTGCTGGCGCTGCGCCGCCAGCTGCCGACCGTTCAACTGATCGCGCCAAGCCCGGCGGTCGAGCAGATGCTCGCTCGCGTTCGGCTCACATCTTTGCTGGATAACTGA
- a CDS encoding chemotaxis protein CheA produces MDMQAVRSVLLDEARELLAEMEQALLAIETQGADGERINAIFRAAHTLKGSSGMFNLQLVVDFTHLMENLLVQVRTGEQPIDAPRVSLLLNCGDYLSRLFDNVADGREDEDPDPVTRARLCAELGDYLEGVQLQTVSDDLAAQNAEGATHWRITLRPQPQVFAHGLDPIPFVQYLADMGQVLDLQVLQESLPLLSELDPESCYLGFELELQAQVERSAIEQALEFIEQDCDIQIQALDDSQDVFIEEERLALADYTERTGALDATETIRNRSSEQVFIKVDARKLDELINAVGELVIRNSACNSHPAINQDPDLSELLEDVGQLVEQIRDRALNLRMVPIGEVFQRFPRVVRDVCKELGKRIELKINGADTELDKSMVEKLNDPLLHIVRNAMDHGIEPIEQRLAAGKPEQGVLALNAYHQSGSVVIEISDDGRGLNTERILRKAIERGLVEPEAQLAERDIYNLIFAPGFSTAEKVTDLSGRGVGMDVVRQNIEQLRGTVDIQSTPGKGSTFRIQLPLTLAIIDGFQVAVGDADFVLPLDLVVECLEFHEQNGNDVFSLRGQPLPYLRLAERFDISRKPGARECLVVVQCGDQRAGIVVDRFVGEIQAVIKPLGNLLSGMRGFSGSTILGDGSVALLLDIPALVSSAN; encoded by the coding sequence ATGGATATGCAAGCCGTTCGCAGCGTGCTGCTGGATGAGGCACGCGAGCTGCTGGCCGAGATGGAGCAGGCGCTGTTGGCAATCGAGACCCAGGGGGCCGATGGCGAACGCATCAATGCGATCTTCCGCGCTGCCCATACCCTCAAGGGCTCGTCGGGCATGTTCAATCTCCAGCTGGTGGTGGATTTCACTCACCTGATGGAGAACCTGCTGGTTCAGGTACGCACCGGCGAGCAGCCAATCGATGCCCCTCGCGTTTCGCTGCTGCTGAACTGTGGCGATTACTTGAGCCGTCTGTTCGATAACGTCGCCGATGGCCGTGAGGACGAAGATCCCGATCCGGTGACGCGTGCTCGTTTGTGTGCAGAACTCGGCGATTACCTCGAAGGCGTCCAGTTGCAGACCGTCAGCGATGATCTGGCAGCTCAGAACGCTGAAGGTGCGACGCACTGGCGCATTACCCTGCGGCCGCAGCCACAGGTGTTCGCCCATGGGCTGGACCCGATTCCTTTTGTGCAGTACCTGGCCGACATGGGGCAGGTGCTGGACCTCCAGGTGCTGCAGGAGAGCCTGCCGCTGCTCAGCGAACTAGACCCGGAAAGCTGCTACCTGGGCTTTGAACTCGAGCTGCAGGCCCAGGTGGAGCGCAGCGCCATTGAGCAGGCCCTGGAATTTATCGAGCAGGACTGCGACATCCAGATTCAAGCTCTGGACGATAGTCAGGACGTGTTTATCGAAGAAGAGCGTCTGGCGCTAGCCGACTACACGGAGCGCACCGGCGCTCTGGATGCCACGGAAACCATCCGTAACCGCAGCAGCGAACAGGTCTTTATCAAGGTTGACGCGCGCAAGCTGGACGAGCTGATCAATGCCGTCGGCGAGTTGGTCATTCGCAACTCCGCTTGCAACAGCCACCCTGCGATCAACCAGGACCCGGACCTGAGCGAGCTGCTCGAGGATGTCGGGCAGCTGGTGGAACAGATCCGCGACCGTGCCCTGAACCTGCGCATGGTGCCCATTGGCGAAGTGTTCCAACGCTTTCCTCGTGTGGTGCGTGATGTCTGCAAGGAATTGGGCAAGCGTATCGAGCTGAAGATCAACGGCGCCGATACCGAGCTGGACAAATCCATGGTCGAGAAACTCAACGACCCGTTGCTGCACATTGTGCGTAACGCCATGGACCATGGGATCGAGCCGATCGAGCAGCGCCTCGCTGCTGGCAAGCCCGAGCAAGGCGTCCTGGCACTCAACGCCTATCACCAGTCTGGGTCGGTCGTCATCGAGATCAGCGATGACGGTCGCGGGCTGAATACCGAGCGCATCCTGCGCAAGGCGATCGAGCGTGGGCTGGTGGAGCCGGAGGCGCAACTGGCCGAGCGCGACATCTACAACCTCATTTTCGCCCCAGGCTTTTCAACTGCAGAAAAGGTCACCGACCTTTCGGGGCGCGGTGTGGGCATGGACGTGGTGCGCCAGAACATCGAGCAGCTGCGCGGCACCGTAGATATCCAGAGCACGCCCGGCAAGGGCTCGACCTTCCGCATCCAGCTGCCGCTGACGCTCGCGATCATCGACGGCTTCCAGGTCGCGGTGGGCGATGCCGATTTCGTCCTGCCGCTGGACCTGGTGGTCGAGTGCCTGGAATTCCACGAGCAAAACGGCAATGACGTCTTTAGCCTGCGCGGCCAACCCTTGCCCTACCTGCGGCTCGCAGAGCGCTTCGATATATCCCGCAAGCCGGGTGCCCGCGAATGCCTGGTGGTCGTGCAGTGCGGCGACCAGCGCGCCGGCATCGTCGTCGACCGCTTCGTCGGCGAGATCCAGGCGGTCATCAAACCGCTCGGCAACCTGCTCAGCGGCATGCGTGGCTTCAGTGGTTCAACGATTCTCGGCGACGGCAGCGTCGCCCTTCTTCTCGACATACCGGCGCTGGTTAGCAGCGCCAACTGA
- a CDS encoding methyl-accepting chemotaxis protein, giving the protein MKLSLAKKLLSAFFTLALVAAGMGLYALNNIVAVGNSMSHMYENNLVAGGKAQHAYAQYLIYTRTALRFLAQEGEEQENTVKRAIEYRQIAQEAFDDYLATNMLEAEVQIADKIQAGLNTYVAGVQKALELTRNGQSAEGMELINGPLRPVSHEIEQNFEALVAELQQQGATSEQNASATVASMKVVMGVVITLAALTAILFGLFLTRVIVRQIGGEPDYARDVVSRIAEGDLTVKVELRKGDEDSLLAAMNSMVVRLTDVIGQVTSSADSLASASEQVSASSGTLSQNATEQASSVEEISASIEETAATVTQNAENAGLTDSMATQSAASAKEGGEAVRETVEAMKSIADKISIIDDIAYQTNLLALNAAIEAARAGDHGKGFAVVAAEVRKLAERSQVAAQEIGALAGSSVKMSERAGTLLEEMLPSIGKTADLVKEIAAASQEQRSGVDQINGAIVELSKTTQANASASEELSATAEEMSSQALQLQTVMQFFKTEPSAGRSTAGARGMRQTANRAAPKTVSTDTVDEKLFVNF; this is encoded by the coding sequence ATGAAACTGAGTCTGGCGAAAAAGTTGCTCAGCGCGTTCTTTACCCTGGCGCTTGTTGCTGCAGGGATGGGGCTGTATGCCTTGAACAACATCGTTGCGGTCGGTAACTCAATGAGTCATATGTATGAAAACAACCTTGTCGCTGGTGGCAAGGCTCAGCACGCGTATGCCCAATACCTGATCTATACCCGTACGGCGCTTCGATTCCTGGCCCAGGAAGGAGAGGAGCAGGAGAATACGGTTAAGCGTGCCATCGAGTACCGGCAGATTGCCCAAGAAGCTTTCGATGACTATCTCGCCACCAATATGTTAGAGGCAGAAGTTCAGATTGCCGACAAGATCCAGGCCGGGCTCAATACCTATGTTGCAGGTGTGCAGAAGGCGCTTGAGCTGACACGTAACGGCCAGAGTGCTGAAGGGATGGAGTTGATCAATGGTCCGCTACGTCCTGTCTCGCATGAAATCGAACAAAACTTTGAAGCTCTGGTAGCAGAGCTGCAGCAGCAGGGAGCCACCTCCGAGCAGAATGCGTCGGCGACCGTGGCATCCATGAAGGTTGTCATGGGGGTGGTGATCACTCTGGCTGCGTTGACTGCGATTCTTTTCGGCCTGTTCCTGACCCGTGTGATTGTTCGCCAGATCGGTGGCGAGCCGGACTATGCTCGCGACGTGGTTAGCCGTATCGCCGAAGGTGACCTGACCGTCAAGGTCGAGCTACGCAAAGGTGATGAAGACAGCCTGCTGGCCGCCATGAACAGCATGGTGGTGCGCCTGACCGACGTCATCGGCCAGGTAACATCCTCCGCGGACTCGCTGGCTTCCGCCTCCGAGCAGGTGTCTGCTTCGTCCGGCACCCTGAGCCAGAACGCTACCGAGCAGGCCTCCAGCGTCGAGGAAATCAGCGCGTCCATCGAAGAAACCGCTGCGACCGTCACCCAGAACGCCGAAAATGCCGGCCTGACCGACAGCATGGCCACGCAGTCCGCTGCCTCGGCGAAAGAGGGCGGTGAAGCAGTGCGTGAAACGGTCGAAGCGATGAAATCCATTGCCGACAAGATCAGCATCATTGATGACATCGCCTACCAGACCAACCTGCTGGCGTTGAACGCGGCCATCGAAGCGGCACGCGCTGGCGACCATGGCAAGGGCTTCGCCGTAGTGGCTGCCGAGGTGCGCAAACTGGCCGAGCGTTCCCAGGTGGCGGCACAGGAGATCGGCGCACTGGCCGGCTCCAGCGTGAAGATGTCCGAGCGTGCCGGCACCTTGCTGGAAGAAATGTTGCCATCGATCGGCAAGACCGCCGACCTGGTCAAGGAAATCGCCGCTGCATCCCAGGAACAGCGTTCGGGTGTAGACCAGATCAACGGTGCCATCGTCGAACTTTCCAAGACCACCCAGGCCAACGCCTCGGCATCCGAAGAGCTGTCCGCCACTGCCGAAGAGATGAGCAGCCAGGCGCTGCAGCTACAGACCGTTATGCAGTTCTTCAAGACCGAGCCGAGTGCCGGCCGTTCGACAGCGGGTGCACGTGGTATGCGTCAGACCGCTAACCGCGCTGCGCCCAAGACCGTTTCGACGGATACCGTCGATGAAAAACTGTTCGTTAACTTCTGA